Proteins encoded in a region of the Lycorma delicatula isolate Av1 chromosome 6, ASM4794821v1, whole genome shotgun sequence genome:
- the LOC142326340 gene encoding uncharacterized protein LOC142326340 — translation MSQTGVLGWLQIDIKDPSLKTAVTTFGKNIFNITSNVTSTDNLYEPQPLILRPEPQDSYVSQTNNFVVSCSLLLVIILHGIFSHSKKAGVSGIFALACLTMTAILAPIVGTVLLLLACYRQCVITVLKATCKRGTFGGLMKGNDAFWALEEDSSLSVINILALADFSFIVEASNDGKEPLRTVQELINDRLLSQPSPFPKLKCYRKHAFGYFYWEHQSNINVDDHVRWMEIPDDSNGPIPERILKNYVSSMSNAPLPADHLSGWEILIGRFPVCTDNIDPLDMMENGGNISSNISRYPILFRVHHSLGDGVALVRLLLDALADPCSRTPSRTPTPSLECNIPPILINNSDEKFYKSTYLSIPSTLINNSTNDCNNEKFNVGTIRKSASYNFEDWKLYKNENINKPIVSSTSLGDCVRAACHKFINLIEETNRLNCLQYQTQSLQNINILINDRPSDEHTFNIVNDSKLTDIALKTDNVTSDYCIDENNRLHYVTRQDRKKFKELFTDENVDNFDKNCNYFINFVKDKVKLIKNIVYHLGILSMLPATVMNQIITRTYDVNALHGPKLSGHKVIGWYLENEDDEDQCLMAMIKRIRLRTDAHFSDVILTALSSSFENYFKRFKETPNEITVVIPARIGRPNRDYDYNAKVATANIKSKELNAKITKLYLDRNAKRNHSVLYESSKTDLDNKFSVALLTLPIACKSSKGKTEGLFTKLKRVQKYTDILRNSSDYLVNYWILNVIATFFPGPCLRQLVKSTQSSLVVSNMPGPQKLAKLAGHLLHNIVFWVPNRETTGLGVTILSYNGRLQIGVIADRALIPCTDDAQLIVNGTVDAIKKMAQMSTSTA, via the exons ATGTCACAAACTGGAGTCTTGGGATGGCTTCAGATTGATATAAAAGATCCCTCATTGAAAACCGCAGTAACTActtttgggaaaaatattttcaacatcacCAGTAATGTCACTTCGACCGATAACTTATATGAACCTCAGCCACTGATATTGAGACCTGAACCACAAGATTCATACGTatcacaaacaaataattttgttgtatctTGCAGTTTATTACTTGTTATAATACTACATGGCATCTTCAGCCATTCAAAAAAGGCT gGAGTGTCAGGTATATTTGCGTTAGCATGTTTGACCATGACAGCCATCCTAGCACCGATTGTCGGTACCGTCTTATTGCTATTAGCATGCTATCGTCAATGTGTTATAACTGTATTAAAAGCGACTTGTAAACGCGGTACATTTGGCGGTCTTATGAAGGGCAATGATGCATTTTGGGCCCTTGAAGAAGATTCATCGctttctgttattaatattttggcTTTAGCTGATTTTAGTTTTATAGTTGAAGCTTCCAATGACG GAAAAGAACCGCTAAGAACTGTTCAAGAATTAATTAACGATAGACTTTTATCGCAACCATCACCGTTtcctaaattaaaatgttatagaaaacACGCATTTGGTTATTTCTACTGGGAACATCAATCGAACATCAATGTAGATGACCACGTACGATGGATGGAAATACCTGATGACAGCAACGGTCCTATAcctgaaagaatattaaaaaattacgtttctTCAATGTCAAATGCACCATTACCGGCCGATCATTTATCCGGTTGGGAAATCCTTATCGGCCGTTTTCCGGTTTGTACCGATAATATCGACCCGTTAGATATGATGGAAAACGGTGGTAATATTAGTTCTAACATTTCAAGATATCCTATATTATTCAGAGTTCATCATAGTTTGGGAGATGGTGTCGCTCTTGTTAGATTATTACTGGATGCTTTAGCAGATCCTTGTTCAAGAACGCCATCAAGAACACCAACACCTTCTCTTGAATGTAATATCCCGccgattttaattaataattccgatgaaaaattttacaaatcaaCATATCTGAGTATACCTTCGacgttaataaataatagtacaaacgactgtaataatgaaaaatttaacgtcGGGACGATTAGAAAAAGCGCATCTTATAATTTTGAAGACTGgaagttatataaaaatgaaaatattaataaaccgaTCGTATCTTCAACAAGTTTAGGAGATTGTGTTCGAGCTGCctgtcataaatttataaatttaatcgaaGAAACGAATCgtttaaattgtttacaatatcAAACGcaaagtttacaaaatattaacattcttATCAACGATCGACCTAGCGATGAACATACTTTTAACATCGTTAATGACAGTAAATTAACAGATATCGCTCTTAAAACCGATAACGTTACCAGTGATTATTGTATCGATGAAAATAACCGACTGCATTACGTTACGAGACAagatcgtaaaaaatttaaagaattatttaccgATGAAAATGtcgataattttgataaaaattgtaattattttattaattttgttaaagataaagtaaaattgattaaaaatatcgtttatCATTTGGGTATTTTATCGATGTTACCTGCTACGGTTATGAATCAGATAATAACTAGAACTTATGATGTTAATGCGCTTCACGGTCCTAAATTATCCGGTCATAAAGTAATCGGATGGTATTTAGAAAATGAGGATGATGAAGATCAGTGTTTAATGGCAATGATTAAGCGTATTAGGTTAAGAACCGATGCTCATTTCTCCGATGTTATTTTAACCGCTTTATCGagcagttttgaaaattattttaaaagatttaaagaaacaCCTAATGAAATAACTGTTGTTATACCGGCTAGAATCGGTCGTCCGAATCGTGATTATGATTATAACGCTAAAGTAGCGACTGCTAATATAAAGTCAAAAGAATTAAAcgctaaaattacaaaattatatctcGATCGAAACGCTAAAAGAAATCATTCTGTATTATATGAAAGTTCAAAAACCGACTtggataataaattttctgtCGCTTTGCTCACTTTACCGATCGCCTGTAAATCAAGTAAAGGGAAAACCGAAGGATTATTTACGAAACTGAAACGCGtacaaaaatatacagatattttaCGCAATTCTTctgattatttagttaattattggATTTTGAATGTAATCGCTACATTTTTTCCCGGTCCATGTCTTCGACAATTGGTTAAAAGTACACAAAGTTCTTTAGTTGTCAGCAATATGCCTGGACCTCAAAAACTTGCTAAATTAGCCGGTCATTTGCTGCATAATATCGTCTTCTGGGTTCCTAACAGAGAAACTACAG gtctTGGTGTTACAATATTGAGCTACAATGGTCGTTTACAAATTGGAGTAATCGCTGATCGGGCTTTGATACCTTGTACTGATGATGCTCAACTTATTGTTAATGGTACTGTcgatgctattaaaaaaatggcTCAGATGTCTACAAGTACTGCTTAA